The proteins below are encoded in one region of Streptomyces marianii:
- a CDS encoding DUF4097 family beta strand repeat-containing protein, whose translation MPSFDTPEPISVAAHVEAGSLQFTAGDGLDTVVDVRPRDPKRDQDVRAADQTEVAYANGTLTVRTPKSALFGRTGTVDVTVELPTGSSLDVTGAWAQVLTVGRLGAVHVKTSSGDVRLDTTGPLKLTASHGSITVERVEGTAEITTSSGSLRVGLVDGPAVLKNSHGTTTVRAATGELRVSGANGDIEIRRAEDSVTATTAHGTLRVGEVARGTVQLETAYGAIEVGVREGTAAWLDVSSGSGQVRNTLTASGAPETTEDTVKVRARTRHGNIDICRATV comes from the coding sequence ATGCCTTCTTTCGACACTCCCGAACCGATCTCGGTCGCCGCGCACGTGGAGGCCGGTTCCCTCCAGTTCACCGCGGGCGACGGCCTCGACACCGTCGTCGACGTGCGGCCCCGCGACCCCAAGCGGGACCAGGACGTACGGGCGGCCGACCAGACCGAGGTCGCCTACGCGAACGGCACACTGACCGTCAGGACGCCCAAGTCCGCTCTGTTCGGCCGCACCGGCACCGTCGACGTGACGGTCGAACTGCCCACGGGTTCGAGCCTCGACGTGACCGGCGCCTGGGCCCAGGTGCTCACCGTGGGCCGGCTCGGCGCGGTACACGTGAAGACCTCGTCCGGCGACGTACGCCTCGACACCACCGGCCCGCTGAAACTGACCGCGTCCCACGGCTCGATCACCGTGGAACGGGTCGAGGGCACAGCCGAGATCACCACCAGCTCCGGCAGTCTGCGCGTCGGACTCGTCGACGGCCCCGCCGTCCTGAAGAACTCGCACGGCACCACGACCGTCCGCGCCGCGACCGGGGAACTGCGGGTGAGCGGTGCCAACGGCGACATCGAGATCCGGCGCGCCGAGGACTCGGTGACCGCCACGACCGCCCACGGCACCCTGCGCGTGGGGGAAGTGGCCCGCGGAACCGTCCAGTTGGAGACCGCCTACGGGGCCATCGAGGTCGGCGTCCGCGAGGGCACGGCCGCCTGGCTCGACGTCAGTTCGGGCTCCGGCCAGGTGCGCAACACGCTCACCGCTTCCGGGGCCCCCGAGACGACCGAGGACACCGTCAAGGTCCGCGCCCGGACCCGGCACGGCAACATCGACATCTGCCGCGCCACGGTCTGA
- a CDS encoding response regulator transcription factor, which translates to MIRVLLVHDSCLMRSALTALLGREQDLEVSEVSWRAAVGQVRSLQPHVCIVDVECPGAATLGSLIGLLRRATGSAAALLVLATGTRPGLLRRAFDAGALGYVSKDAGPQRLLDGIRQVAAGERFVDESLAFGFLQAAEMPLTSRELSVLRMAAEGATIAEIARGLHLSHGTVRNYMSAITRKTGARNRVDAIRISQHAGWV; encoded by the coding sequence GTGATTCGGGTACTGCTGGTGCACGACAGCTGTCTGATGCGGTCCGCGCTGACGGCGTTGCTCGGGCGGGAGCAAGACCTGGAGGTGAGCGAGGTGTCGTGGCGGGCGGCCGTCGGGCAGGTTCGCTCCCTCCAGCCGCACGTGTGCATAGTGGACGTCGAGTGCCCGGGCGCGGCCACGCTGGGCAGCCTGATCGGCCTGCTCCGGCGTGCGACCGGCTCGGCCGCGGCGCTCCTCGTGCTCGCCACCGGCACCAGACCCGGTCTGCTGCGCCGCGCCTTCGACGCCGGAGCCCTCGGGTACGTCAGCAAGGACGCGGGCCCGCAGCGATTACTCGACGGCATCAGGCAGGTGGCCGCGGGCGAGCGGTTCGTCGACGAGTCGCTCGCCTTCGGCTTCCTCCAGGCCGCGGAGATGCCCCTGACGTCGCGTGAGCTCAGCGTCCTGCGCATGGCCGCGGAAGGAGCGACGATCGCCGAGATCGCGCGCGGTCTGCACCTGTCCCACGGGACCGTACGCAACTACATGTCCGCGATCACCCGCAAGACCGGAGCCCGCAACCGGGTCGACGCCATACGGATATCCCAGCACGCCGGCTGGGTCTGA
- a CDS encoding toxin-antitoxin system HicB family antitoxin, protein MDLTPYVDTLRRELAVAAEAGGDEARELAGRLTAPLESATRLTLLKVLSAAMDEITRELAPGSVDVRLRGLDPEFAVTPPPADGGAPVEPAVPVETFTPPAPADGDEGGTARVNLRLPAHLKARAEEAASREGLSVNAWLVRAVSAAVDGGTRQRTHGRTQNLGQSFTGWVR, encoded by the coding sequence ATGGATCTCACCCCCTATGTCGACACCCTCCGCCGCGAACTCGCGGTGGCCGCCGAAGCCGGCGGCGACGAAGCGCGCGAGCTGGCCGGGAGGCTCACCGCCCCTCTGGAGTCGGCGACCCGGCTGACCCTGCTCAAGGTGCTCTCCGCCGCGATGGACGAGATCACCCGCGAGCTCGCCCCCGGCTCTGTCGACGTACGGCTGCGCGGGCTCGACCCCGAGTTCGCGGTGACGCCGCCCCCCGCAGACGGCGGCGCCCCGGTGGAGCCGGCCGTCCCCGTCGAGACGTTCACGCCCCCGGCACCGGCCGACGGCGACGAGGGCGGCACCGCCCGCGTCAACCTGCGTCTGCCGGCCCACCTCAAGGCCCGCGCCGAGGAGGCCGCGAGCCGCGAGGGCCTCTCGGTCAACGCGTGGCTGGTGCGCGCCGTGTCGGCCGCGGTCGACGGCGGCACCCGGCAGCGTACGCACGGTAGGACCCAGAACCTCGGACAAAGCTTCACGGGCTGGGTGCGCTGA
- a CDS encoding carbonic anhydrase, with the protein MQPLIDNARTFGQRPEEFAELGQGQSPQVLFVTCSDSRVVPALITGARPGDLFELRTAGNIVPPYDSAHPASETATVEYAVEVLGVRDIVVCGHSHCGAVGALVRGDDLDGVPAVRDWLAHAAGEPDAADPGDPCVERAVTHHVLSQLLRLRSYPCVEKRLTDGTLTLHGWYYEVHTGAVREHRPESDAFEAL; encoded by the coding sequence ATGCAGCCCCTCATCGACAACGCCCGCACGTTCGGACAGCGCCCTGAGGAGTTCGCCGAGCTTGGCCAGGGCCAGTCCCCCCAGGTCCTCTTCGTCACCTGTTCCGACTCCCGGGTCGTCCCGGCCCTGATCACCGGGGCGCGTCCGGGCGATCTCTTCGAGCTGCGCACCGCGGGCAACATCGTGCCCCCGTACGATTCCGCCCACCCCGCGAGCGAGACGGCCACCGTCGAGTACGCCGTGGAGGTCCTCGGCGTCCGTGACATCGTGGTCTGCGGCCACTCGCACTGCGGCGCCGTCGGCGCCCTGGTGCGCGGCGACGACCTCGACGGCGTACCCGCCGTCCGTGACTGGCTCGCCCACGCGGCCGGCGAACCGGACGCCGCGGACCCCGGCGACCCGTGTGTGGAACGCGCGGTCACCCACCACGTCCTGTCCCAGCTGCTGCGCCTGCGCTCGTACCCGTGCGTGGAGAAGCGCCTGACCGACGGCACCCTGACTCTGCACGGCTGGTACTACGAGGTCCACACCGGCGCGGTGCGCGAACACCGTCCGGAATCCGACGCGTTCGAGGCGCTGTGA